Proteins encoded in a region of the Inquilinus sp. KBS0705 genome:
- a CDS encoding ABC transporter permease, with amino-acid sequence MDFYLTAILQGLCFAGIAFGIYISMKIFNIPDITTDGSYTLGGVVTGSMLVHHQPGYMIMAAVLATGAIAGALTGIIHTKLKINALLAGILVMTALYSVNLTILGRSNLPLLSMPTLFTSIELITNVNQNSLLILSVFVVAVTLLIGYLLKTDFGIAMRATGNSEPMIRALGVNTDRMKIIGLAIANALTALSGYLITQLQGFADISMGIGIVIVGLGSVIIAETLINWLQITSVWLSLILVLGGAIIFQMVLAFTLAIGVDANLLKMVTAIFVLLVVGLPRLASRRA; translated from the coding sequence ATGGATTTTTACCTAACCGCAATATTACAGGGCCTTTGCTTTGCCGGGATTGCCTTTGGTATTTATATATCCATGAAGATATTTAACATCCCCGATATTACTACCGATGGCAGTTATACGCTTGGTGGGGTAGTTACAGGCAGCATGCTGGTACACCACCAGCCGGGTTATATGATTATGGCGGCTGTATTGGCTACAGGGGCCATAGCGGGCGCGCTAACGGGCATTATACACACCAAACTAAAAATAAACGCTCTGCTGGCCGGAATACTGGTAATGACGGCGCTTTACTCGGTTAACCTAACCATACTGGGGCGATCTAACCTGCCGCTGTTAAGTATGCCTACCTTATTTACATCAATTGAGTTAATAACCAATGTAAACCAAAACTCGCTGCTGATATTATCGGTTTTTGTAGTGGCCGTTACGCTGCTGATAGGTTACCTGCTTAAAACCGATTTTGGTATAGCCATGCGCGCCACAGGCAACAGCGAACCCATGATACGCGCCCTTGGTGTAAATACCGACCGCATGAAGATCATCGGCCTGGCCATTGCAAATGCGCTAACAGCATTAAGCGGCTACCTTATTACCCAGTTACAGGGCTTTGCCGATATTAGCATGGGTATAGGTATTGTTATAGTAGGTTTAGGCTCGGTTATTATTGCCGAAACACTGATTAACTGGCTACAGATCACCTCGGTTTGGTTGAGCCTTATTTTAGTTTTGGGAGGCGCTATCATTTTTCAAATGGTATTGGCCTTTACACTGGCCATTGGCGTTGATGCTAACCTGTTAAAAATGGTGACGGCTATATTTGTTTTATTAGTGGTTGGCCTGCCACGCTTAGCATCACGGAGGGCATAA
- a CDS encoding sorbosone dehydrogenase — protein sequence MKNRSYVFILPALAFAGLVVFNACTNDKVKSTPAPTEVTPTTGTIVSAGLTIPDGFSAAIIADDLGNARHIAVTPQGDIFVKLERPKNGKSVLMLHETNGKAEVKAGFGTYRGTGIRVKNGYLYTSSNEEVYRYKLDANNQVINPAQPETIVTGLLNRRQHEAKAIALDDAGNIYVNIGAYSNSCQIKDRQKGSLGQQGCPILDSAGGIWQFKADKLNQTYKDGVRYATGLRNVVGLDWNTQNNQLFVMQHGRDGLHDLFPEMYTVQQQAVLPAECMYALNKGDNAGWPYIYYDQQQKKKMLAPEYGGDGKKEGDSKFIEPAAAYPGHLAPNGLLFYTGSQFPEKYKNGAFIAFHGSWNRAPEPQAGYFVVFQPFKNGKPDGAYEVFADGFSGSPENTASGRAERRPCGLAQGADGSLYVSDDSKGTIYKISYKK from the coding sequence ATGAAAAACAGATCGTACGTATTTATTTTACCGGCACTTGCATTTGCAGGGCTTGTAGTGTTTAACGCCTGCACAAACGATAAAGTAAAAAGCACCCCGGCACCAACAGAGGTTACACCAACAACAGGTACCATAGTATCGGCTGGTTTAACTATTCCTGATGGCTTTAGCGCAGCTATTATTGCTGACGACCTTGGAAATGCCCGCCACATTGCGGTAACCCCACAAGGCGATATTTTTGTTAAGCTGGAGCGCCCAAAAAACGGTAAAAGTGTTTTAATGCTGCACGAAACCAATGGTAAAGCCGAGGTAAAAGCTGGTTTTGGTACTTATCGCGGTACAGGTATCCGTGTTAAAAATGGCTATTTATACACCTCATCAAATGAGGAAGTGTATCGTTATAAGCTGGATGCCAACAACCAGGTAATTAACCCGGCACAGCCCGAAACCATTGTTACAGGCTTGCTAAACCGCCGCCAGCACGAAGCTAAAGCAATAGCTTTAGATGATGCCGGTAATATATATGTAAACATTGGTGCCTACTCAAATTCGTGCCAGATAAAAGACCGTCAAAAGGGATCATTAGGCCAGCAAGGCTGCCCTATATTAGACTCGGCGGGTGGTATTTGGCAGTTTAAGGCTGATAAGCTTAACCAAACTTATAAAGATGGGGTACGTTATGCTACCGGCTTAAGAAACGTGGTAGGCCTTGATTGGAACACCCAAAACAACCAGCTTTTTGTGATGCAGCATGGCCGCGATGGCTTGCATGACCTGTTCCCCGAAATGTATACTGTACAACAACAGGCTGTTTTACCTGCCGAGTGTATGTACGCCTTAAACAAGGGTGATAACGCTGGCTGGCCATATATTTATTACGACCAGCAGCAAAAAAAGAAAATGTTAGCCCCTGAATATGGCGGCGACGGCAAAAAAGAAGGCGACAGCAAATTTATTGAACCTGCCGCAGCCTACCCCGGCCACCTTGCCCCTAACGGCTTGCTATTTTATACCGGCAGCCAATTCCCCGAGAAATATAAGAATGGCGCGTTTATAGCCTTTCATGGTTCGTGGAACCGCGCGCCTGAGCCACAGGCAGGTTACTTTGTGGTTTTTCAGCCATTTAAAAATGGCAAACCTGATGGTGCTTACGAAGTATTTGCCGATGGATTCTCAGGCTCGCCTGAAAATACCGCCAGCGGCCGTGCAGAGCGCCGCCCATGCGGATTGGCACAAGGTGCAGATGGCTCGTTATATGTAAGCGACGATTCAAAAGGAACTATTTACAAGATCAGCTATAAAAAATAA
- a CDS encoding DUF3820 family protein, which yields MENINPDPQVLIDIVNTRMPFGKYKGTLICDMPVSYLEWMSRKGFAPGKLGMMLSTVFEIKTNGVDKILRMVKEKYGRY from the coding sequence GTGGAAAATATTAACCCCGACCCGCAGGTTTTAATTGATATTGTAAATACGCGTATGCCTTTTGGTAAGTATAAAGGCACCTTAATATGCGATATGCCGGTAAGCTACCTGGAGTGGATGTCGCGCAAGGGGTTTGCGCCGGGTAAACTGGGCATGATGCTAAGCACCGTGTTCGAAATAAAAACCAACGGGGTAGACAAGATATTGCGAATGGTAAAGGAGAAATACGGACGGTATTAA
- a CDS encoding cytochrome c: protein MKFKLIGVVLGLVCISACTEAQTRHKAKVSVKPNAAGGLATSIANGKKVYMQYCLTCHQADGGGVQRMNPPLIKTEYVLGDKKRLIGIVLKGFSEDVEINGEYYSNTMPAHDFLKDQEIADVLTYVRNSFGNKAAAVKVTEVTKTRAAK, encoded by the coding sequence ATGAAGTTTAAATTAATTGGCGTTGTTTTAGGGCTGGTATGTATATCTGCCTGTACCGAAGCGCAAACCAGGCATAAGGCAAAGGTCAGCGTTAAACCTAATGCTGCAGGTGGCCTTGCCACATCAATAGCTAATGGTAAAAAGGTGTACATGCAGTATTGCTTAACCTGCCACCAGGCCGATGGTGGCGGCGTACAACGCATGAACCCACCGCTGATAAAAACAGAGTATGTTTTAGGCGATAAAAAGCGATTGATAGGTATTGTATTAAAAGGCTTTAGCGAAGACGTAGAGATAAACGGCGAGTACTACTCTAACACCATGCCCGCCCACGACTTTTTAAAAGACCAGGAGATAGCAGATGTGTTAACCTATGTACGCAACAGCTTTGGTAATAAAGCCGCAGCAGTAAAAGTAACCGAGGTAACTAAAACAAGGGCCGCTAAATAG
- a CDS encoding ABC transporter substrate-binding protein, protein MRLPSILSLFFVATVLLSCSPSKKNNVPVIGFVDAFEDATIAQARTGFTDALKQNGFSEDQKNIKIEYRNAQGAIPTLTQIVNYFVSEPVDLLATSTTLSTVAAIQKTKTIPIFQMVSPTPERMKVADANGKGPANLFGTMEELNYIDTSFAIIPKLIKPKAGKLTIGMIFNQSEPQSVDALDRIKGLAAKLNVTIVALPLNSSADAQLVTQALLAKNIDAFFANPDNTVFAAFETIYKSCEQKNIPIFTSEAGLVQRGAVAAFGADIYQWGYQSGLQAAAYLKTHKTDDLKLEMVKIRKRVYNPAAARKYNITMPADFEAVK, encoded by the coding sequence ATGAGACTACCCAGCATTCTATCCTTGTTTTTTGTAGCCACAGTGTTGTTATCCTGTTCTCCATCTAAAAAAAACAATGTACCCGTTATTGGCTTTGTTGATGCTTTTGAAGATGCTACTATTGCGCAGGCACGTACAGGCTTTACCGATGCCTTAAAGCAAAATGGCTTTAGCGAAGATCAAAAAAATATTAAAATAGAATACCGCAACGCGCAAGGCGCCATACCAACGCTTACGCAAATAGTAAACTACTTTGTATCGGAGCCGGTTGACCTGCTGGCTACTTCTACCACGCTATCAACCGTGGCAGCTATTCAAAAAACTAAAACAATTCCCATTTTTCAGATGGTATCGCCAACGCCTGAGCGGATGAAGGTAGCCGATGCCAATGGCAAGGGCCCTGCAAACCTGTTTGGCACCATGGAAGAACTTAATTATATTGATACCTCTTTTGCCATTATCCCCAAACTGATAAAGCCAAAGGCAGGCAAGCTTACTATCGGTATGATATTTAATCAATCTGAGCCGCAATCTGTGGACGCGCTGGACAGGATAAAGGGCCTGGCTGCTAAACTGAACGTTACTATTGTAGCGCTGCCGCTTAATTCATCGGCCGATGCGCAATTGGTTACACAGGCCTTATTAGCCAAAAACATCGACGCGTTTTTTGCCAACCCCGATAATACCGTGTTTGCCGCTTTTGAAACCATTTACAAAAGCTGCGAACAAAAGAACATCCCTATATTTACCAGCGAAGCCGGATTGGTGCAGCGCGGTGCCGTAGCTGCCTTTGGTGCCGATATTTACCAATGGGGGTACCAGAGTGGACTGCAAGCCGCGGCCTATCTTAAAACGCATAAAACCGATGACTTAAAGCTGGAGATGGTTAAAATACGCAAGCGTGTTTATAACCCTGCCGCTGCCAGAAAGTATAATATTACAATGCCTGCAGATTTTGAAGCTGTAAAATAA
- a CDS encoding ATP-binding cassette domain-containing protein, whose amino-acid sequence MITLKNISKTFNTGKPNQVNALSNINLDIKTGEFVVIVGSNGSGKTTLLNLIAGNILPDTGSLTIDGNDVTRLPEYKRSEWIARIFQNPLTGTAGDLSIVDNFRLAALRTKPKGLTIGKNDAFKKLVKDRIATLNMGLEDKIEQSIGTLSGGQRQALTLLMSVMDTCKILLLDEPTAALDPRSAENVLKIADALIKEYQLTAILVTHNLKDAGNYGSHIIQMGEGQILKDIAGDKKTALKQNELYDWFG is encoded by the coding sequence ATGATCACCTTAAAAAACATCAGCAAAACGTTTAATACGGGCAAGCCCAACCAGGTAAACGCGCTTAGTAATATTAACCTTGATATTAAAACAGGCGAGTTTGTAGTGATTGTAGGATCAAACGGCTCGGGCAAAACAACGTTGCTTAACCTGATTGCCGGTAATATATTGCCCGATACAGGCAGCTTGACCATTGATGGCAACGATGTTACCCGCCTGCCCGAATACAAACGCAGCGAGTGGATAGCCCGTATTTTTCAAAACCCGTTAACCGGTACTGCCGGCGATCTAAGCATTGTAGATAATTTTAGGTTGGCCGCCTTACGCACAAAACCAAAAGGCCTAACCATTGGTAAAAACGACGCTTTTAAAAAATTAGTAAAAGATAGGATAGCAACCCTTAATATGGGATTGGAAGATAAGATAGAGCAATCCATAGGTACGCTATCCGGCGGGCAGCGGCAGGCACTTACCTTATTGATGAGTGTGATGGATACCTGTAAAATTTTACTGCTTGACGAACCAACCGCCGCCCTTGACCCGCGATCGGCAGAGAATGTTTTAAAGATAGCAGATGCGCTGATAAAAGAATACCAACTGACTGCAATTTTGGTCACCCATAACTTAAAAGATGCAGGCAATTATGGCTCGCACATTATACAAATGGGCGAGGGGCAAATACTCAAAGATATAGCAGGCGACAAAAAAACAGCTCTAAAGCAAAACGAACTGTACGACTGGTTCGGCTAA
- a CDS encoding MBL fold metallo-hydrolase codes for MKYFQVSQGVWGMKLLFVNVYMITNRRGVGKGWVLVDTGLKGSSKKIIAMAESIFGPGSRPSAIVLTHGHTDHAGGLPELLKIWDVPVYAHTMELPYLTGKSAYPPVDPEVGGGLMSLTSWMLPTKPINVSRNLTEIDMYDGIPELPEWKVIHTPGHTPGHISLFLPLNTTLIAGDAFTTTPAESALSLLTYTKKISGPPKYITSDWIAAAKSVRKLAALQPRIAATGHGPVMRGRELQTELSLLANRFEDIAVPTKGRYVHHAAVSDENGVRYIPSYQSSLKLKAAIALTAAVAGFFIARQAGKSWS; via the coding sequence ATGAAATATTTCCAGGTATCGCAGGGCGTATGGGGGATGAAATTACTGTTTGTAAACGTGTATATGATTACCAACCGACGTGGCGTTGGCAAAGGATGGGTATTGGTAGATACCGGTTTAAAGGGTTCATCTAAAAAAATAATTGCCATGGCCGAATCTATCTTTGGCCCGGGCAGCCGCCCCTCGGCCATTGTGCTTACCCATGGGCATACCGACCACGCCGGCGGTTTGCCCGAGCTGTTAAAAATTTGGGATGTACCTGTATATGCGCATACAATGGAACTACCGTATTTAACCGGGAAATCGGCTTACCCGCCAGTCGACCCTGAAGTGGGCGGGGGGTTGATGAGCTTAACATCGTGGATGCTGCCTACCAAACCTATTAATGTAAGCCGAAACTTAACTGAAATAGATATGTATGATGGCATACCCGAATTACCTGAATGGAAGGTGATACATACACCCGGCCATACGCCGGGGCATATATCATTATTTTTGCCATTAAACACTACTTTAATAGCCGGCGATGCCTTTACCACCACACCAGCCGAATCGGCTTTAAGTTTGCTTACTTACACAAAAAAAATAAGCGGCCCGCCCAAATATATCACCAGCGACTGGATAGCCGCGGCAAAATCGGTACGTAAGCTGGCGGCCCTGCAGCCACGCATAGCCGCTACAGGCCATGGGCCGGTAATGCGCGGTCGGGAGTTACAAACTGAACTTAGCCTGTTGGCTAACCGCTTTGAAGATATAGCCGTACCTACAAAAGGGAGGTATGTACACCACGCCGCCGTAAGCGACGAAAATGGCGTGCGATACATCCCGTCATACCAAAGCAGCTTAAAATTAAAGGCCGCTATAGCACTTACAGCGGCAGTAGCCGGTTTTTTTATTGCAAGGCAAGCTGGCAAAAGCTGGTCGTGA
- a CDS encoding amidohydrolase: protein MDNLKITVYQGYLFWENIDKNLQNISLRLSNIREKTNLIILPEMFNTGFTMNAEALGEPMGGKTMKWMQKTAQKFECVVTGTLIISDNGKFYNRLIWMRPDGTYECYDKRHLFAMGKEDQTYTAGTKKLIVELNGWKICPVICYDLRFPVWLRNVNEDYDLLLIVANWPEKRALHWRTLIPARAVENQAYVIGVNRVGHDGNEVYHSGDSTCIDPNGNVVYYKRDEEDVYTFSIIADEVKKARRYLPFLKDADEFSLKS, encoded by the coding sequence ATGGATAACTTAAAAATTACTGTATACCAGGGATATTTGTTTTGGGAGAACATTGATAAAAATCTCCAAAATATTTCGTTACGGTTATCCAATATCCGCGAGAAAACTAACCTCATCATTCTGCCCGAAATGTTTAATACGGGCTTTACCATGAATGCCGAAGCCCTGGGTGAGCCTATGGGTGGTAAAACCATGAAATGGATGCAAAAAACCGCGCAAAAGTTTGAGTGCGTGGTTACTGGTACCCTTATAATTAGCGATAACGGTAAATTTTATAACCGGTTAATATGGATGCGCCCCGATGGTACTTACGAGTGTTACGATAAACGCCATCTGTTTGCCATGGGTAAAGAAGACCAAACCTATACCGCAGGCACCAAAAAACTAATAGTTGAACTAAACGGCTGGAAAATTTGCCCGGTAATATGTTACGATCTGCGTTTCCCGGTGTGGCTGCGCAATGTGAATGAAGATTACGACCTGCTATTGATAGTTGCCAACTGGCCCGAAAAGCGCGCGCTGCACTGGCGCACCCTTATACCTGCCCGCGCGGTAGAGAACCAAGCATATGTTATAGGTGTAAACCGGGTTGGGCACGATGGTAATGAAGTTTATCATTCAGGCGATTCGACCTGTATTGATCCCAACGGTAATGTGGTTTATTATAAACGAGACGAAGAGGACGTGTACACGTTTTCGATAATTGCCGATGAGGTTAAAAAAGCCCGCCGGTATTTGCCTTTTTTAAAGGATGCGGATGAGTTTAGTCTTAAGTCTTAA
- a CDS encoding aldo/keto reductase, with protein MEKRELGKSGIQVVPFCFGGNVFGWTADEKTSFTLLDAFVDAGLNFIDTADVYSRWVPGNTGGESEAIIGNWLKQSGKRDKVIIATKVGKPMSDDKKGLSKAYITKAVEESLKRLKTDYIDLYQSHDDDKNTPLAETLETYTELIKQGKVRAIGASNYSAARLREALQVSKDNNLARYETLQPEYNLYDRQDYEKQYESLCRENGLGVITYYSLASGFLTGKYRSEDDLNKSKRGGGIKKYLNGRGYKILAALDKAAAEYNTTPASIALAWVMARPGITAPIASATSTGQLKDLEQAAQLSLSGETIELLTTASNY; from the coding sequence ATGGAAAAACGTGAATTAGGGAAATCGGGCATACAGGTTGTACCATTTTGTTTTGGTGGTAACGTTTTTGGGTGGACAGCCGACGAGAAAACATCATTTACCTTACTGGATGCCTTTGTTGATGCCGGCTTAAATTTTATTGATACCGCGGACGTATACTCGAGGTGGGTGCCGGGTAATACAGGCGGCGAATCGGAAGCTATAATTGGCAACTGGCTTAAACAAAGCGGCAAACGTGATAAAGTAATTATAGCCACCAAAGTAGGCAAACCCATGAGTGATGATAAAAAGGGCTTATCAAAAGCCTATATCACAAAAGCGGTGGAAGAATCATTAAAACGCCTTAAAACCGACTATATAGATCTTTATCAATCGCACGATGACGATAAGAACACGCCACTGGCCGAAACGCTTGAAACTTATACCGAATTAATTAAACAGGGTAAGGTGCGTGCCATAGGCGCATCAAACTATAGTGCCGCCAGGCTGCGCGAGGCCTTGCAGGTGAGTAAGGATAATAACCTGGCCCGTTACGAAACACTGCAACCCGAGTATAATTTATACGACCGCCAGGATTATGAGAAGCAATATGAGTCGCTTTGCCGCGAAAACGGTTTAGGGGTAATTACCTATTACTCGTTGGCCAGTGGCTTTTTAACGGGTAAATACCGGTCGGAAGACGACCTGAATAAAAGCAAACGCGGCGGCGGTATAAAAAAATACCTAAATGGCCGCGGCTACAAAATACTGGCGGCGCTTGATAAAGCAGCAGCCGAATATAATACCACACCTGCAAGTATTGCTTTGGCCTGGGTAATGGCAAGGCCGGGTATAACGGCCCCAATTGCCAGTGCTACCAGTACCGGGCAACTTAAAGACCTTGAACAGGCCGCCCAGCTAAGCCTAAGCGGCGAAACTATTGAGCTTTTAACCACAGCCAGCAACTATTAA
- a CDS encoding aminotransferase class I/II-fold pyridoxal phosphate-dependent enzyme — MIPVISKLPQTGTNIFTTMSALAAETGAINLSQGFPDYSCSPKLIELVNKAMQNGHNQYAPMGGIMALREQIAAKTERLYGAKYNPETEITVTAGGTQAVFTAITAVIQPNDEVIIFEPAYDCYAPAIKLMGGVVKSLELEPPDYRIDWDMVKRLINSKTKMIILNSPHNPTATILSRADIDQLSALVKNQDILILSDEVYEHLVFDGQEHQSMARYPELQQRSFIVASFGKTFHATGWKMGYCLAPAYLMQEFRKIHQFLVFSVNSPIQYAIAEYLQDENTYLSLPDFFQEKRDYFRKGLEQTRFKLLPCAGAYFQSVTYDSITDEKDTDFAIRLTKENGVAAIPVSAFYRTGIDRHVLRFCFAKRQETLDKAVDRLRKV; from the coding sequence ATGATACCTGTTATTTCTAAATTACCCCAAACGGGCACCAATATATTCACCACCATGTCAGCCCTGGCTGCCGAAACGGGTGCTATAAACTTATCGCAAGGTTTCCCTGATTACTCCTGCTCGCCAAAATTGATAGAGCTGGTTAACAAAGCCATGCAAAACGGCCATAACCAATACGCACCTATGGGCGGCATTATGGCCTTGCGCGAACAAATAGCCGCTAAAACCGAGCGGCTGTACGGTGCAAAGTATAACCCCGAAACCGAAATAACCGTTACAGCAGGCGGCACACAAGCCGTGTTTACAGCCATTACAGCGGTAATACAGCCAAACGACGAGGTGATCATATTTGAGCCGGCTTATGATTGCTACGCCCCTGCTATTAAGTTAATGGGCGGTGTTGTAAAATCGTTAGAACTGGAGCCGCCCGACTACCGCATTGACTGGGATATGGTAAAAAGGCTGATCAACAGTAAAACAAAAATGATCATTCTTAACTCGCCGCATAACCCAACGGCTACCATATTAAGCAGGGCAGATATTGACCAATTAAGCGCACTGGTTAAAAATCAGGATATACTGATTTTAAGCGACGAGGTGTACGAACACCTGGTGTTTGACGGACAGGAACACCAAAGCATGGCGCGCTACCCCGAATTGCAGCAACGCAGCTTTATTGTAGCATCGTTTGGTAAAACTTTTCATGCAACCGGCTGGAAAATGGGCTACTGCCTTGCCCCTGCCTATTTAATGCAGGAGTTTAGGAAAATACACCAGTTTTTAGTATTCAGTGTTAACTCGCCCATACAGTACGCCATTGCCGAATATTTACAGGATGAAAACACTTATTTGAGCTTGCCCGATTTTTTCCAGGAAAAGCGTGATTACTTTCGTAAAGGATTAGAACAGACCAGGTTTAAATTGCTGCCTTGTGCAGGCGCGTATTTTCAATCGGTTACCTACGATAGCATAACCGATGAAAAGGATACCGACTTTGCCATACGCCTAACTAAGGAAAATGGTGTAGCTGCTATACCGGTATCTGCCTTTTACCGTACCGGTATTGATAGGCATGTTTTACGTTTTTGTTTTGCCAAAAGGCAAGAAACCCTTGATAAAGCCGTTGATAGATTAAGAAAAGTTTAA